From the genome of Desulfovibrio sp. JY:
GTCTTTCCCTCAGCCACCGTGCATGTGAATCGGGTGGAGGTCGATTTCTGGCTGGACCCTGCCAACATGGACAAGGTCGGAGCGTATTTCAGGCCCATGTTCGCGTGCGCCAAGGCGTCGTTGGCCCCGTATGCTGCCGCCGGGAAAGTCGCGCCTTTCGAGGCCGGGGCAACGGTTTTCCCTGGGATTTCCACCCAGGCTGCGCCGGGTCACACGCCGGGGCACAGCTTTTACACCCTGGAGAGCCAGGGCGAGCGGCTGGTTTTTATTGGCGACATTGTCCATGCGGCCGAGGTCCAGTTTCCTCGTCCCGACGTGGCCATCGAGTACGACCTCGATCCCGATGCTGCGGTCAAACAACGGGAGCAGGCTTTTTTCGAGGCGGCACGCCAAGGGCACCTTGTGGCCGGAGCGCACATTTCCTTCCCTGGCATCGGGCATGTGGGCAAGGCCAATCCAGGATACCGCTGGCTGGCTGTGCCGTACGTCAACGATGCTCAGGGGCTGCAACAGACATGATTATTGTAGTGGATACGAGTTTGGAACCTCGCCTTTTAATGGACGAACCGCCCACGAATCCCCAGACCGCTGCAACGAGAACTTGAGCATGGCGGGGGCTGGCTCCCGGTGGGGCAATTGATGCGACAACCGACTTCGTCGGATTGTTTTGTCCTATTTTTAAGTCTGTTAAGTTGTCGGCAACCATCCGTTGCGCAGGATCCCGCAAATGGCCAGTGTCCAATGACGTGTCGCACGCTTTCCGCGTCAAACCAGCTGATATTGGCGCCAATATATTGATTCCAAGGCGGATCTGGCACATAAAAAACTACAGGACTAGAAGAATTGCCCACTCGTCCTCACTCTGCTAGGATCGGCAATGCACACCACAGGCTCCAGATAGGCCCCGGTTGTTTTGGAACCAGGAGGATGACAATGCACATCACGACCACAAACCAGCCTGCATTAGCTCTTGGTTTTGGAAATTATACTTGTAATTGGGGAACCCATTTCTGTGGTCTCTATGAGACGGAAGCTGAACGCGACGAAATCATCATGGGGTTTCTCGCTCAGGGGGCACAAGCCGAAGATCTCCAGTTCTATGCTCCGGCAGAGCGAACAATTGAAGATTTTAAAAGTGCATTTTCAAAACATTGTCCGCTGTGCGGGCAATATCTGGCCGACTCAAATACGATGCTGATTCAATCTGCCAAGGATCTCTACTATCCAGGCGGGACATTCTCGCCATGGACCATGGAAGATGCTTTGAATGATATTTTTGAAGAAAGCCAAATGCACGGGAAACGTAATGTTCGAGCCACGGCTGAGATGGCCTGGGCACTTGAAGCTATCCCAGGAGTCGACCATCTTATGGCGTATGAGTCGAGGCTCAACTACTTTATTACAGGCAAGCCCTGGATCAGCATCTGCTTGTATAATGTAACGAAATTCGACGGCAAGACGATTATGCAGGTTTTACAGACACATCCCTTTACCATAAGCCAAGGGGTGATCACCGCGAATCCTTTCTTCCAGGATCCGGACCTCTGGCTTGCCAAAAATGCCCCCGAGTTTCTCCGCCGTGACGAATAACCGGGACGTCGCGCACGATCTGTTCTTGCTCCTGCTCAACCTGTCACAATTCTCAGACAGGGAGCTGGTCATCAGGGTTTTTACCGAAGCCGTGGGAGCCCTTTGGCCAGCGCTTTCCTTTTCTTATGCTGCGGCCCTGTCGCCCGGCCTGCCCACCGCCCTGAACCTGGATACCGTGAAAAACAACTATGGCGCCTTCATGATCGAAGGGGAGATCGATGTCCTGCCTCCCCAGGAACGGAAGCTTCTGGGCAACGCCGTGAGCTTGCTCGCGCTGCTGTTGGAGCGTTTGGAGCAGCAGCGGCAACTTCAGGACAGCAAGCAAACGCTGCAAAATGAGGTTGCTGTCCGTACGAAGGAACTGTCAGCACGTAACCGTGAGCTGGAAAATGAAGTTGTCCATCGCATTCTGGTTGAGGAAACTCTCCACAAGAGTGAGGAACAACTTTCCTTCGTCCTCGAGGGCAGTCAGCTTGGTTTTTGGGATTGGAATCTGAAAACAGACGAAGTCCGTCGCAACGAGCGGTGGGCCGTGATGCTCGGGTTTACGTTGGAAGACATAGAATTTACGACCAAACAGTGGAGTGATTTCGTTCACCCGGACGATATCGACCATGCCTGGCGCTCCATCCGGGACAACCTTGAAGGCCGGAGCGCTTTGCACCGGGCTGAATACAGGATGCGCACCAAGGACGGCAGCTACCGCTGGATACTCGATCAGGCAAAAGTGGTGGAGCGGGATGCGGCTGGGCGCCCACTACGCATGAGCGGAACCCACACGGACATAACCGAGCGCAAGCTGGCCGAGGCGCGCCTGCGTCGCAACTCCGCTATTAACAAGGCCCAGGCGGATATCGCAAGCGCGCTCACCCGACCGGAGCCCTCGATCATGAGCATCGCCGAGGTGGTCCATCGGTGCGCCTTGGAGATTACCGAAAGCACCCACGGATTCGTCTCGTCCATTGACCCGAGTACGCAAGAAAGCGTGGCTACTCCAGGTGCCGGCCTGCGACAAACCGAAGTGTGTCTTGTTGGACAAGATTCGCGAATATGCTTCCCCAAATATCCGGAAGGCTTTGCTGGATTCCGGGGAGGGACTCTGAATCGTACGCAGCCTTTTTACACCAACGCCCCAGACAGCCACCCGGCCAGTTCCGGCCTGCCACCCGGGCATATCCCCATCAAGCGGCTCATGGTTGTGCCCGCCGTTTATCAAGGAGAACTTCTCGGCGAAATCGCTTTGGCAAATTCGAAACGAGACTACATTGAGGAAGACTTGGCTGCCATTCAAGTCTTTGCCAACCTTTTCGCTGTGGCAGTATACAGGATGCGGGCCCTTGAAGAACTCATCAAGGCGAAAGACTCCGCCGAAGCAGCCAGTAAGGCCAAGTCTGAATTCCTGGCCAACATGAGCCATGAAATACGCACGCCGCTCAACGGCATCCTCGGCATGCTCCACCTTATGGGAACCACCCCGCTCGATGGCGAACAGAAGGAATATCTCCTCGCAGCGATAAGGTCCTCCAATCGCCTCACACGCCTCTTGTCCGACATCCTCGATTTGTCCAGGATCGAGGCAGGGAAAATGGTCCTCCATGAAGAAGAGTTCGAAGTCGCAGGCCAGCGGGAAACCATTATCGACCTTTTTGCCATGGAGGCAAAAGAAAAAGGGATTGTACTGGATTTTTCAATTGATGAACGTATCCCGTCACGACTTGTCGGGGACAAATCCCGTCTGCAACAAATCCTCTTCAACTTGATCGGAAACGCCATAAAATTCACTGACGCCGGCAAAGTACAGATCGAGATGATGTCTCTTGGTTTGCAACATGGCGCACTACGCGTCCTTTTCATTGTCCAGGATACAGGAATTGGTATTGCGGACGATCTGCTCGAGGCTATTTTCGAGCCCTTCACCCAGGCGGAAAATTCCTACACACGTCGTTTCCAAGGGGCGGGGTTGGGGCTTTCCATTGTCCGAAAACTGATCGGTATGATGCATGGAGCACTGACTATCGACAGCACAGAGGGCCTGGGCACGACTGTTTATTGTTCCCTGCCCTTCAAACTCCCCGCTTCACTGCGGAGGAAGCATGATGAGCATGCGGAGAAAGCGTATAGCCTCCAGCAGGATCAGCCCTTGCGCATCCTTTTCGCCGAAGACGATGCGGTGAACTTGATGGCCGGCAAGTGGTTGCTCGAGAAGTCCGGTTACACCGTAGGCACAGCCGTGGATGGCCAGGAAGCCCTCACAAAGCTTTCAGACCAAGAATTCGACTTGGTCCTCATGGACATCCAGATGCCTGGCATGGACGGTGTGGCGGCCACCAGAGCGATACGCGAAGGGAGGGCAGGCCAGGATAAGGCAAGCATCCCGATCATTGCCATGACTGCCTACTCCATGCTTGGTGATAGGGAAAAATTCTTGGTTGCCGGGATGGACGACTACATCTCAAAGCCAGTCAGCATGGTCGAGTTACATACTGTCCTCAGCAAGGTGATTGGCGGGAAGAAAGGGTTTGCACCCGCATAAATTCAAACACGAGAGTGTATTATATCTTCAGAAAAAGTGCGGGAGGTGCCGCGATAGTCGCGGTGCCGATAGTCGCGGCATTCCCAAGGGGCAACCTCCTGACCAAAAAACTCTAGACCGCCACACTCCCGCACTTTCCGCGACTGCAACCGCTTTCTTGAGCGCATTCAGCCAGGCGGTCCTGCCTGGACTGCTATGCCCGCACCACTTCTCAACCTACTGATTCCCCGATTTATTGATGCGAAAAACCATCGTATACAGGGCTGGGGTAAAAAGCAGGGTCAGGATCGTTGCGACAAATAATCCGCCCATGATGGCCACGGCCATGGGCCCCCAGAAGACGTTGCGCGACAGGGGAATCATGGCCAGGATCGCGGCCAGGGCCGTCAGCACCACGGGACGCGTCCGCCTGATGGTCGCGTCGATCACGGCTTCAAAAGCCCCCATGCCTTCCTGAATGTCCTTTCCGATCTGGTCCACCAAAATGACGGTGTTGCGCATGATCATGCCGGCCAAGGCGAGAACGCCGAGCATGGCCACGAATCCAAAGGGTTGGCGGAAGAGCAGCAAGGCACCCACGGCACCGATCAGCCCCAGGGGGGCCGTGGTCAGCACCAGGAAGAGACTCGGGAAGCTTTGCACCTGAAACATCAGCAAAAGGAGCATGACCCCGCCGGCCACGGGCAACAGGTCGACAATGGACTGGTTGGCCTTGCCGCTTTCCTCGTAAGCGCCGCCGATTTCGATCCGGTAGTCCGGTGGGAGCGCTTTCTCGATGGGCTTGAGCTTGGGCGCAATCTGCATGGTGACATCCGGCGCCTGCACGCCCTTTTTGACTTCCGACCTGACCGTGATGGTCAAATCGCGGTCTTGCCGCCAGAGGATGGGTTCCTCGTACACATATTCCAGCCTGGCCACCTGGGAGAGGGGAATGATTTTCCCGTTGCGGATGCTGATGGTCAAATCCGCCAGGGCTTCCGGCCGCAGTCGCTCCTCTGGAACGGCCCGGGCCACGACATTGACCAGCTCGATGCCGTCTCGGACCTGGGTGATGGTGACGCCGGACAGGAGCGCCTGGAGGGCCTCGGCGATGTCCTGGGGCGTGAGCCCCAAAATCCTGGCCCGATCCTGGTCCACCACCAGCCGGATCGCCCTGGCCTGCTCGTTCCAATCCAGGTTGACGTCCATGGTGTTGGGATTGGCGCGCATGATGCCACGGACCTGATACGCTATTTCCCGCACACGATTCGGGTCGGGACCGATGACGCGAAATTGCACGGGATAACCGACAGGCGGCCCCAGAAACAACGTCGTCACGCGCACCCTGGCCTCGGGGAGTCCGCCCCGGGCGGCAAAGGCTTCGACGCGGGCCTTGACGCGGTCACGGGCGGCCGCGTCCGCCGTATTGAGAACGGTCACGCCATAGCTTATGTCGGGGAGCTCCGGAGCCATGGGCAAAAACCAGCGGGGCGCGCCCGAACCGATGTAGCTGGTGTAGGTCTTGACTTCCTGATCCGCCTTGCAAAAGGCTTCCATTTTTTCCACGGCCCTGGCCGTCGCATTGAAAGCGGACCCGGCGGGCAGCCGCACTTCGACCAGAAGCTCCGGACGGGTGGAGGACGGGAAGAACTGGCGCGATACGAAGGAAAAACCGACAATGGAGGCGAGAAAGAGAAGCGAGGTCAGGCAGACAACCGTCTTGCGATGCGCAACGCACCAGCCAACGAGACGACGCAACCAGAGGTAGACCGGCGTCCGATAGATGGCGTGCGGATCTCCATGGCCGACGCCATGGAAATCCGGCAGCAATTTAAGACCAAGGTACGGCGTGAAAATAACAGCCACCAGCCAGGACGTCACCAGAGCGATGGCCACCACCCAGAAGATGCCGCCCGCGTATTCGCCGGAGGAGGATTTCGCGAACCCGACGGGTAAAAACCCCGCCGCCGTGACCAGCGTGCCGGTGAGCATGGGAAAGGCCGTGGCGGTCCAGGCGAACGTGGCGGCCTTGACCCGGTCGAACCCCTGCTCCATTTTGACCACCATCATTTCCACCGAAATGATGGCGTCGTCGACCAAAAGCCCCAGGGCGATAATGAGCGCGCCCAGGGAGATGCGTTCCAGACTTATGCCGAGCACGCTCATGATGGTCATGACCATGGCCAGCACCAGCGGCACGGCGAGCGCCACGACAATGCCCGTGCGCCAGCCCAGCGACAGGAAACTCACGGCCAGCACGATGACCAGCGCTTCGGCGAAGGACCGGATGAACTCGAACACGGATTCGTCCACGACTTGCGGCTGGTCGGCCACCCGGCTGATCTCGAAGCCCAGCGGCAGATCCTTCTTGATGCGGTCCATGGCGGCGTCCAGGTTGCGCCCCAGTTCCAGGATGTTGCCGCCCTTGGCCATGACCACGCCCAGGGCGATGCCGGGCTTGCCTTCATGGCGGGTGACGAACGTCGGGGGGTCCTGCGGGCCCCGGTGAAAGGTCGCGATGTCTCCTAAACGAAACACCTTGCCGCCGCTTTCGACAGGCACCTCGGCCAGGGCGTCGACGCCTTTGAGCGCGCCGTCCACGCGGATATAGACGGCGTCGGTGGCAGTCTCCAGATCGCCGGCCGGCGTCACCTCGTTTTGCTTGGCAATGGAGTCGAAGACGGTTTGGGGCGCGATCCCCAACGTGGCCAGCTTGGCGTTGTCGATCTCCACGAAAATGCATTCGGTTTGATCGCCGTAAAACCGCACCTTGGTCACGGAGGGAACCCGAAGCAGGGCCTGGCGGATGCTTTCGGCCTCATCCTTGAGTTGCCGCATGGTGAAGTCCGGGCCGGTCAAGACATACAACACCGAATCCACGTCACCGAACTCGTCGTTGAAAAAAGGGCCGAGGACGCCGGAGGGAAGATTGGACCGGATATCCCCCACCCGTTTTCGGACCTGGTACCAACATTCCCGCACCTCGGATGTCGGCGTCGATTCCAGGATCTCAAGCTTCATGACCACGCTGCCGGGCCTGGAATAGGTTTGTACCTTGTCGAAGTAGGGGACTTCCTGAAGTTTTTTCTCAATAGGATCGGCCACCAGACGCTGCATCTCGTCCGCCGTGGCTCCTGGCCAAGCCGCGCTGATGATCATCTGTTTCACGGTGAAATCGGGATCTTCGGCTCTCCCGAGATGGATATACGACCAGGCCCCGGACAGGGAGACAAGGATGATGAGGAACAGGGTGAGCGGCCGGTGGGTGACGGCCCACTCGGACAGGTTGATCCCTTTCACCGGATGTCCTCCTTCTCCCCGTCGGCCAAACGGACGGTCAGCCCCTTGTCGAGTTTATGGACGCCGGCCGTGACGATGGTGTCGCCGGCCGCGAGCTGGTCGCTTCGCACATAGGCGTCGCCCTCGGTGTAGTGGTCCACTGTGACCGGGACGAAGGTCAGCTGTCCGGTCTGGGCGTTGACGCGCCAGACGCCCGGGCCGCTGCCCTGGTTGAGCAGGGCGCTGGCCGGGATGCGGGCGGTCGGAGTGTCGGAGGTTTCGGAGAGGTGGAGGGTGGCCGTCATTCCCAAGTGCACGGAGGCATCGGCGTCAGACAGCGAATACCGCACGGCATAGGTTCTGGTGGCCGGGTCGGCCGACGGGGCGGTTTCGCGCAACACGGCCCGGTAACGGGCGTCATGGCTTGACCAAAGGGAAATTTCCGCCTTCGTCCCCTTGATGTCCTGGAGGCGTCGTTCAGGGATGTCGACCAGGACTTCCAACGCTCCCTTCTGGGCCACGGTGACGACACTCTGGCCGAGAGCCACGACTTGGCCGGCCTCGGCGCTCGTCTTGGTGACCACGCCGTCCGTGCTGGAAAGCAGTTTGGCATAACCAAGTTGACTTATGGCCAGCTTGAGGGCGCTGTCGGCTCTCTCCACACGCGACCGGGCTTCATCGGCCGACAGGTGTTTGAGGTCGTATTCGGACTTGCTGACCACCTGCTTGGACAGCAATGTGGCATAGCGCTTTTCATCACTCGAGGTCTGATCCCTGTTGGAGATGGCGGCCTTCAGTTCCGCCTGGGCGCTCTCCACGGAGAGGCGGAGATCTTTTTCGTCCAAGGTCGCCAGCACCTGGCCTTCCCTGACATGGTCCCCAACATCCACCAGACGTTTCTCGATGCGTCCGCCTACCCGAAAGGATTCCTGCACTTCGTGGCGCGCCACAATGACGCCGGAGTACGTTCGTCTTTCCGTCCCTCTGTCCAAGGCGATCCGCATGGTGTTGACCACAGGTCGGAAGGGAGTGCTGGACTCGGCCTCGTGACAACCGGCGAGACAAAGGCTCAGTGCCGCAATGAAAAGCAGTGCACCGCAATGAAGCACTTTGTATTTTGCCAGCGAAAATTCACCCTGTAAGAACATAAAACAACCTTCCTCGTTCTTGAGTCGCGAGCGATTTATTATTTGCTGACTGAGCTAAGTCCATGTAAGATCAGGTCAAGTAATTGATTAAGCGATTC
Proteins encoded in this window:
- a CDS encoding efflux RND transporter periplasmic adaptor subunit; translated protein: MFLQGEFSLAKYKVLHCGALLFIAALSLCLAGCHEAESSTPFRPVVNTMRIALDRGTERRTYSGVIVARHEVQESFRVGGRIEKRLVDVGDHVREGQVLATLDEKDLRLSVESAQAELKAAISNRDQTSSDEKRYATLLSKQVVSKSEYDLKHLSADEARSRVERADSALKLAISQLGYAKLLSSTDGVVTKTSAEAGQVVALGQSVVTVAQKGALEVLVDIPERRLQDIKGTKAEISLWSSHDARYRAVLRETAPSADPATRTYAVRYSLSDADASVHLGMTATLHLSETSDTPTARIPASALLNQGSGPGVWRVNAQTGQLTFVPVTVDHYTEGDAYVRSDQLAAGDTIVTAGVHKLDKGLTVRLADGEKEDIR
- a CDS encoding MEDS domain-containing protein, producing MHITTTNQPALALGFGNYTCNWGTHFCGLYETEAERDEIIMGFLAQGAQAEDLQFYAPAERTIEDFKSAFSKHCPLCGQYLADSNTMLIQSAKDLYYPGGTFSPWTMEDALNDIFEESQMHGKRNVRATAEMAWALEAIPGVDHLMAYESRLNYFITGKPWISICLYNVTKFDGKTIMQVLQTHPFTISQGVITANPFFQDPDLWLAKNAPEFLRRDE
- a CDS encoding MBL fold metallo-hydrolase, whose translation is MNRRHFIGQSVVLATALAHGDSLVAKAQTQGPQLGIAHKQAGYYWHKVGGVDVIALSDGTLRSTAKLLSATPDQVEALLKASYVPSPRVTSVNAFLIIQGERRILVDAGTGTLLGPTLNKLPGSLGAAGFKPEQITDILLTHIHADHSGGLTVDGKKVFPSATVHVNRVEVDFWLDPANMDKVGAYFRPMFACAKASLAPYAAAGKVAPFEAGATVFPGISTQAAPGHTPGHSFYTLESQGERLVFIGDIVHAAEVQFPRPDVAIEYDLDPDAAVKQREQAFFEAARQGHLVAGAHISFPGIGHVGKANPGYRWLAVPYVNDAQGLQQT
- a CDS encoding response regulator; the protein is MPKMPPSFSAVTNNRDVAHDLFLLLLNLSQFSDRELVIRVFTEAVGALWPALSFSYAAALSPGLPTALNLDTVKNNYGAFMIEGEIDVLPPQERKLLGNAVSLLALLLERLEQQRQLQDSKQTLQNEVAVRTKELSARNRELENEVVHRILVEETLHKSEEQLSFVLEGSQLGFWDWNLKTDEVRRNERWAVMLGFTLEDIEFTTKQWSDFVHPDDIDHAWRSIRDNLEGRSALHRAEYRMRTKDGSYRWILDQAKVVERDAAGRPLRMSGTHTDITERKLAEARLRRNSAINKAQADIASALTRPEPSIMSIAEVVHRCALEITESTHGFVSSIDPSTQESVATPGAGLRQTEVCLVGQDSRICFPKYPEGFAGFRGGTLNRTQPFYTNAPDSHPASSGLPPGHIPIKRLMVVPAVYQGELLGEIALANSKRDYIEEDLAAIQVFANLFAVAVYRMRALEELIKAKDSAEAASKAKSEFLANMSHEIRTPLNGILGMLHLMGTTPLDGEQKEYLLAAIRSSNRLTRLLSDILDLSRIEAGKMVLHEEEFEVAGQRETIIDLFAMEAKEKGIVLDFSIDERIPSRLVGDKSRLQQILFNLIGNAIKFTDAGKVQIEMMSLGLQHGALRVLFIVQDTGIGIADDLLEAIFEPFTQAENSYTRRFQGAGLGLSIVRKLIGMMHGALTIDSTEGLGTTVYCSLPFKLPASLRRKHDEHAEKAYSLQQDQPLRILFAEDDAVNLMAGKWLLEKSGYTVGTAVDGQEALTKLSDQEFDLVLMDIQMPGMDGVAATRAIREGRAGQDKASIPIIAMTAYSMLGDREKFLVAGMDDYISKPVSMVELHTVLSKVIGGKKGFAPA
- a CDS encoding efflux RND transporter permease subunit — its product is MKGINLSEWAVTHRPLTLFLIILVSLSGAWSYIHLGRAEDPDFTVKQMIISAAWPGATADEMQRLVADPIEKKLQEVPYFDKVQTYSRPGSVVMKLEILESTPTSEVRECWYQVRKRVGDIRSNLPSGVLGPFFNDEFGDVDSVLYVLTGPDFTMRQLKDEAESIRQALLRVPSVTKVRFYGDQTECIFVEIDNAKLATLGIAPQTVFDSIAKQNEVTPAGDLETATDAVYIRVDGALKGVDALAEVPVESGGKVFRLGDIATFHRGPQDPPTFVTRHEGKPGIALGVVMAKGGNILELGRNLDAAMDRIKKDLPLGFEISRVADQPQVVDESVFEFIRSFAEALVIVLAVSFLSLGWRTGIVVALAVPLVLAMVMTIMSVLGISLERISLGALIIALGLLVDDAIISVEMMVVKMEQGFDRVKAATFAWTATAFPMLTGTLVTAAGFLPVGFAKSSSGEYAGGIFWVVAIALVTSWLVAVIFTPYLGLKLLPDFHGVGHGDPHAIYRTPVYLWLRRLVGWCVAHRKTVVCLTSLLFLASIVGFSFVSRQFFPSSTRPELLVEVRLPAGSAFNATARAVEKMEAFCKADQEVKTYTSYIGSGAPRWFLPMAPELPDISYGVTVLNTADAAARDRVKARVEAFAARGGLPEARVRVTTLFLGPPVGYPVQFRVIGPDPNRVREIAYQVRGIMRANPNTMDVNLDWNEQARAIRLVVDQDRARILGLTPQDIAEALQALLSGVTITQVRDGIELVNVVARAVPEERLRPEALADLTISIRNGKIIPLSQVARLEYVYEEPILWRQDRDLTITVRSEVKKGVQAPDVTMQIAPKLKPIEKALPPDYRIEIGGAYEESGKANQSIVDLLPVAGGVMLLLLMFQVQSFPSLFLVLTTAPLGLIGAVGALLLFRQPFGFVAMLGVLALAGMIMRNTVILVDQIGKDIQEGMGAFEAVIDATIRRTRPVVLTALAAILAMIPLSRNVFWGPMAVAIMGGLFVATILTLLFTPALYTMVFRINKSGNQ